Proteins from a genomic interval of Myxococcales bacterium:
- a CDS encoding glycosyltransferase family 39 protein, translating to MEAEPENQPIWSAEDKLGEGIQPPISQGVVGPLVGGVRRADAICVAILILACALRFFAYYEINYEDLSRPPVMGNGDQIDLFRIAHAIAHGRGFSRDDSPELTQLFQNYQTKEGAVPYSEDEIDALSKRGLLDDEYPDRPDRTAYRDILYPYVASIFADASDPFLALRLLNFFLVCFNALLIFFVAKRIGVGHTLSVLCAGLYLVHPYTPLHASLLMTETLATSVVAGLVLVCLQIDDSRSLRTCVLLGIGVGLLILAKKQFLLLLPVYALIFLAGFWRKDFTLRQGAVAAVTTLIVSLPLFINSWQVTHDLVFITGTNGWNDMPAAYSRELARSGMSDFYKIRTASFDYYRAQTGRTIKGELEMARAGKELFHYMLREDGFVARIPRLVVLKLVNEIFPGKNLYILALIVASLAGFALTLRRYSSQLCLAILLSCMLAVALTHGGYGRMLFSTVIVQCVGVALLLKVQLIRAGD from the coding sequence TTGGAAGCCGAACCAGAAAATCAGCCGATCTGGTCGGCGGAAGATAAGCTCGGGGAAGGGATACAGCCGCCCATTTCTCAGGGTGTCGTTGGCCCGTTGGTGGGAGGCGTCCGCAGGGCCGACGCCATCTGCGTCGCAATCTTGATCCTCGCCTGCGCGCTTCGCTTCTTTGCCTACTACGAAATCAACTACGAGGATCTCAGTCGGCCGCCGGTAATGGGGAACGGCGACCAGATCGATCTGTTCCGGATCGCTCACGCGATCGCCCACGGTCGAGGTTTTTCCCGGGACGATTCCCCCGAACTGACGCAACTCTTCCAGAACTATCAAACCAAGGAAGGCGCCGTCCCCTACAGCGAGGACGAGATCGACGCCCTGTCGAAACGCGGACTGCTCGACGACGAGTACCCCGATCGCCCCGATCGCACCGCCTACCGTGACATTCTGTATCCCTATGTGGCGTCGATCTTTGCGGACGCCAGTGATCCATTCCTGGCGCTGCGCCTGCTGAACTTCTTCCTTGTCTGCTTCAACGCGCTACTCATCTTCTTTGTCGCAAAGCGGATCGGCGTCGGGCACACACTCTCCGTCCTCTGCGCCGGCCTCTACCTCGTCCACCCCTATACGCCACTCCACGCCTCACTACTCATGACCGAGACCCTGGCTACAAGCGTCGTCGCGGGACTCGTGCTGGTCTGCCTGCAGATCGACGATTCCAGATCGCTTCGCACGTGCGTCTTGCTCGGCATCGGAGTTGGACTCTTGATTCTGGCAAAGAAACAGTTCTTGCTGCTCCTGCCTGTATACGCCCTGATCTTTCTGGCCGGCTTTTGGCGCAAGGACTTCACCCTGCGCCAGGGGGCGGTCGCGGCCGTTACGACCCTGATTGTTTCCCTGCCGCTCTTCATCAACAGCTGGCAAGTCACCCACGATCTCGTCTTCATCACCGGCACGAACGGCTGGAACGACATGCCAGCCGCCTACTCGCGCGAACTCGCTCGATCGGGAATGAGCGACTTCTACAAGATTCGCACAGCGAGCTTTGACTACTATCGGGCACAGACGGGACGCACGATCAAAGGCGAACTCGAGATGGCCCGAGCGGGCAAGGAACTCTTCCACTACATGCTGCGGGAAGACGGTTTTGTCGCCAGGATCCCCAGGCTCGTCGTCCTCAAGCTCGTCAACGAGATCTTCCCGGGCAAGAACCTCTACATCCTCGCTCTCATCGTCGCCTCGCTGGCAGGCTTCGCCCTGACGCTTCGACGCTACTCCTCTCAACTCTGTCTCGCGATTCTGCTCTCCTGCATGCTCGCCGTGGCGCTGACGCACGGGGGATATGGGCGAATGCTTTTCAGTACTGTGATCGTTCAGTGTGTTGGGGTTGCGCTGCTTTTGAAGGTTCAGCTGATTCGCGCGGGGGATTAG